The segment CGTCCGCCCCCAGGTCTCGCCGTCAGGCTCCCCGGCCCTCAGCTCTCCGGAGGGGAGAAGACCACCATCACCCGCAGGTCCTCGCTGATGTGGTGGAACTTGTGCTCCACCCCGGCCGGCACATAGACCACGCTGCCGCGCGCCACCTGGGTCGTCTCCGCCCCCACCGTGATCGCCGCCCGGCCGCTCACCACGAAGTACACCTCGTCCTGGCGGTGCGGCTGCTGCGGGTCGAGCTGCCCGGCGTCCAGCGCGTACAGGCCCACCGACATGTTCCGCTCCCGCAGGAACTGAAGGTACGCGCCCTCGTTCGCGGCACGC is part of the Streptomyces sp. NBC_00250 genome and harbors:
- a CDS encoding cupin domain-containing protein; this translates as MKAFRLDELEAERAANEGAYLQFLRERNMSVGLYALDAGQLDPQQPHRQDEVYFVVSGRAAITVGAETTQVARGSVVYVPAGVEHKFHHISEDLRVMVVFSPPES